The following proteins come from a genomic window of Thiothrix winogradskyi:
- the parC gene encoding DNA topoisomerase IV subunit A: protein MNYEGIETLPLQEYTEKAYLDYSMYVILDRALPHLGDGLKPVQRRIVYAMSELGLTAASKHKKSARTVGDVLGKFHPHGDSACYEAMVLMAQPFSYRYTLVDGQGNWGSQDDPKSFAAMRYTESRLTAYAKVLLQELGQGTAQWQPNFDGSLEEPTILPARLPNILLNGGSGIAVGMATDIPPHNLREVVNACLHLLDHPNATLQDLHQHIPAPDFPTEAEIITPAADFLALYEKGNGTFRMRARYEIEDGDIIITALPYQVSGSKILEQIAAQMQAKKLPLVEDLRDESDHEQPVRLVIVPRSNRVDVDMLMSHLFASTDLERSYRVNMNMIGLNGRPQVKNLLHILTEWLTFRRQTVTRRLQWRLDKVEKRLHLLAGLLVAFLNIDEVIHIIRTEDEPKVVLMRRFELTEIQADYILDTKLRQLARLEEMKIRGELDELEKEKETLLALLGSDTKLTSLIRKELKEDAKLYGDARRSPLQERAAAQVLDETALTPSEPVTVVVSKMGWIRSAKGHDIDPTSLSYKQGDEFLTSVRGRSSQQVVLLDNTGRTYTLPANALPSARGQGEPLTGKLAPPAGAKFQYALMGKDSDQYLLHSAEGYGFLCAFGEMQSRVKAGKVTLTVGDGVAILQPLLVTNIATDSLVLVSSSGYVLVIGLQDVPQLSKGKGNKLISLKKGGLGIADETVQFAAILPANAALLIRAGKQFKTIKGVELDEYRSERAKRGKLLPKGYQNVTGLEISVN, encoded by the coding sequence ATGAACTACGAAGGCATCGAAACCCTCCCGCTACAGGAATACACCGAGAAAGCCTATCTCGACTATTCCATGTACGTCATTCTTGACCGCGCCTTGCCACATCTTGGCGACGGCTTAAAGCCCGTGCAACGCCGCATTGTCTACGCCATGTCCGAATTAGGATTGACGGCAGCTTCCAAACACAAAAAATCAGCACGTACTGTCGGTGACGTATTGGGTAAATTCCACCCGCACGGCGACTCGGCGTGTTACGAAGCAATGGTGTTAATGGCGCAACCGTTTTCCTACCGCTACACGCTGGTGGACGGGCAGGGCAACTGGGGTTCGCAAGATGACCCGAAATCGTTTGCGGCAATGCGTTACACCGAATCGCGTTTGACTGCTTACGCCAAAGTGTTGCTGCAAGAATTGGGGCAGGGCACGGCGCAATGGCAACCGAATTTCGATGGTTCGTTGGAAGAGCCAACCATTTTGCCCGCACGTTTGCCGAATATTTTGCTCAACGGTGGCAGCGGCATTGCGGTGGGGATGGCGACCGATATTCCGCCGCATAACCTGCGTGAAGTGGTGAATGCTTGTCTGCATTTGCTGGATCACCCCAATGCGACTTTGCAGGATCTGCATCAGCACATTCCCGCGCCGGATTTTCCTACCGAAGCCGAAATCATTACCCCGGCGGCAGATTTCCTCGCGCTTTATGAAAAAGGCAACGGCACATTCCGAATGCGGGCGCGTTACGAAATCGAAGACGGCGACATTATTATTACCGCCTTGCCGTATCAGGTGTCGGGCAGCAAGATTCTGGAGCAAATCGCCGCGCAAATGCAGGCGAAGAAACTGCCGTTGGTGGAAGATTTACGTGATGAATCCGACCACGAACAGCCGGTACGTTTGGTCATCGTGCCGCGTTCCAACCGCGTGGACGTGGACATGCTGATGTCGCATTTGTTCGCCAGCACCGATTTAGAGCGCAGTTACCGCGTCAATATGAATATGATCGGTCTGAATGGTCGCCCGCAAGTCAAAAACTTGCTGCATATTTTGACCGAATGGCTGACCTTCCGGCGGCAAACGGTGACGCGCCGCTTGCAATGGCGGCTGGATAAAGTCGAAAAACGCCTGCATTTATTGGCGGGTTTGTTGGTGGCGTTCCTCAATATTGATGAAGTGATCCACATTATCCGCACCGAAGACGAGCCGAAAGTGGTGCTGATGCGCCGTTTCGAGTTAACCGAGATTCAGGCGGATTACATTCTGGATACCAAATTGCGCCAATTGGCGCGTTTGGAGGAAATGAAGATTCGCGGCGAATTGGACGAGTTGGAAAAGGAAAAAGAAACCTTGCTGGCATTGCTGGGTTCGGATACTAAATTGACCAGTTTGATCCGCAAAGAGCTGAAAGAAGATGCGAAGTTGTACGGTGATGCACGGCGTTCTCCCTTGCAAGAACGCGCAGCAGCACAAGTGTTGGACGAAACCGCGTTAACGCCATCCGAGCCAGTGACGGTAGTGGTGTCGAAAATGGGCTGGATTCGCTCGGCAAAAGGGCATGATATTGACCCGACTTCATTGAGCTACAAGCAGGGTGATGAATTCCTGACTTCGGTACGCGGGCGTTCCAGCCAGCAAGTGGTGTTACTGGATAACACCGGGCGCACCTATACATTGCCAGCGAATGCCTTGCCCTCGGCACGCGGGCAAGGTGAACCGTTGACGGGCAAACTGGCACCACCGGCAGGCGCGAAATTCCAATACGCGCTAATGGGCAAAGACAGCGACCAGTATTTGCTGCATTCGGCGGAAGGTTACGGTTTCTTGTGTGCCTTTGGCGAGATGCAAAGCCGGGTGAAAGCGGGCAAAGTGACCTTGACGGTGGGCGACGGCGTAGCGATTTTGCAGCCGTTGTTGGTGACGAACATTGCCACCGACTCGCTGGTGCTGGTGTCATCATCGGGTTATGTGCTGGTGATAGGCTTGCAAGATGTGCCGCAACTTTCCAAAGGCAAAGGCAATAAGTTGATCAGCCTGAAAAAAGGCGGGTTGGGCATTGCCGATGAAACCGTGCAGTTTGCGGCGATTTTGCCTGCGAATGCGGCGTTGCTGATTCGTGCCGGTAAGCAGTTCAAAACCATCAAGGGTGTGGAACTGGACGAGTATCGCAGCGAGCGTGCGAAACGCGGCAAATTGTTACCGAAGGGCTACCAAAATGTCACTGGTCTGGAGATAAGCGTCAATTAG
- a CDS encoding protein YgfX produces MDNQPPLYLQPVVSRRLAVFILASHLLAAVVVCLMPALPWWGKGLLLVLIALSLRYYWRLHISRVAPNAVQEVRFYQVDNALVRTASAGFFARLDDSSFLHPWGCVLNWRTLNGKLYSLILMPDSVPSDVLRQLRVRVKFSPANVPEK; encoded by the coding sequence TTGGATAATCAGCCGCCCTTGTATTTGCAGCCAGTGGTTTCACGGCGATTGGCGGTTTTTATTCTGGCAAGTCATTTGCTGGCGGCGGTGGTGGTGTGCTTGATGCCTGCGCTGCCCTGGTGGGGCAAGGGCTTGTTGCTGGTATTGATTGCACTGTCGTTGCGTTATTACTGGCGGCTGCATATTAGCCGGGTTGCGCCGAATGCGGTGCAGGAAGTGCGTTTTTATCAGGTGGATAATGCCTTGGTGCGTACTGCTTCTGCGGGATTTTTTGCGCGGTTGGATGACAGCAGCTTTTTGCATCCGTGGGGGTGTGTGCTGAATTGGCGGACGCTGAATGGCAAATTGTATTCGCTGATTTTAATGCCGGACAGTGTGCCGTCGGATGTTTTGCGGCAGTTGCGGGTGCGGGTGAAGTTCAGTCCGGCGAATGTCCCTGAAAAATAA
- the htpX gene encoding protease HtpX, with protein MMRIALLALTNLAVMVVLFVSMNIIGRLFGINMSAGSMSGIMMLAVVMGFGGSFISLLMSKWMAKRSMGVQIIETPRTAQERWLVETVRRQAEKSGIGMPEVGIFHSPDPNAFATGASRNNALVAVSQGLLDRMTADEVEAVLGHEIGHVANGDMVTQTLLQGVLNTFVIIFARLIGMMVDNFFRGNNSENSGPGIGYFVGSFIADILLGFLATAIVMWFSRYREFKADIAGADLAGRQKMINALKRLQSAHAVHDLPGGMAAFGIAGGLGDGLKKIFMTHPPLEDRIAALENMR; from the coding sequence ATGATGCGGATTGCTTTATTGGCACTGACGAACCTTGCGGTGATGGTCGTGCTGTTTGTTTCGATGAATATTATTGGCAGGCTGTTCGGCATTAATATGAGTGCGGGCAGCATGAGCGGCATTATGATGCTGGCGGTTGTGATGGGCTTTGGCGGCTCGTTTATCAGCTTGCTAATGTCCAAATGGATGGCAAAGCGCAGCATGGGCGTGCAAATCATTGAAACCCCACGCACGGCGCAAGAACGTTGGTTGGTGGAAACGGTGCGCCGCCAAGCCGAAAAGTCCGGCATTGGAATGCCCGAAGTCGGGATTTTCCATTCACCTGACCCGAATGCATTTGCAACAGGTGCCAGCCGTAACAATGCGCTGGTGGCAGTCAGCCAAGGCTTGTTGGATCGCATGACGGCGGATGAAGTCGAAGCGGTATTGGGGCATGAAATCGGTCACGTTGCCAATGGCGACATGGTGACGCAAACCTTGCTGCAAGGCGTGTTGAACACCTTCGTGATTATTTTTGCGCGGTTGATTGGCATGATGGTCGATAATTTCTTCCGTGGTAACAATAGCGAAAACAGCGGGCCGGGCATTGGTTATTTTGTGGGTTCGTTCATTGCCGATATTCTGCTGGGATTCTTGGCAACCGCGATTGTGATGTGGTTTTCACGTTACCGCGAATTCAAAGCGGATATTGCCGGTGCGGATTTGGCTGGTCGTCAGAAAATGATCAATGCGCTGAAACGCTTGCAAAGTGCCCATGCGGTACACGATTTACCCGGTGGCATGGCAGCATTCGGGATTGCCGGTGGCTTGGGCGATGGCTTGAAGAAAATCTTCATGACGCACCCACCGTTGGAAGACCGCATTGCTGCGCTGGAAAATATGCGTTAA
- the apbC gene encoding iron-sulfur cluster carrier protein ApbC — MADMTRDQVETLLKGIKDRYLEQDIVSLHQVKDISVEGGNVAVSVVQGYPAGNYRDELAAEIKAALAAAGATNTDVSVTTQVAAHAVQKSVKRKDGIKNIIAVASGKGGVGKSTTAVNLALALKADGATVGMLDADIYGPSQPRMLGISGQPESSDGKSLEPMQNHGIKAMSIGFLIEEDTPMIWRGPMVTQALEQLLGDTNWGDLDYLVIDLPPGTGDIQLTLSQKIPVSGAIIVTTPQDIALLDARKGLKMFEKVEVPILGIVENMSMHICSNCGTVEHIFGEGGGQRMAEQYGVNYLGGLPLDIKIREQVDNGNPTVVADPDGKVAQIYKDISRKASARLAQKAKDYSTKFPTIKIMNV, encoded by the coding sequence ATGGCAGATATGACCCGTGACCAAGTTGAAACGCTACTGAAAGGCATCAAGGACCGTTATCTGGAGCAGGACATTGTTTCCCTGCACCAAGTGAAAGATATTAGTGTGGAAGGCGGCAACGTAGCCGTCAGCGTGGTGCAAGGCTATCCGGCGGGCAACTATCGGGATGAATTGGCAGCAGAAATCAAAGCCGCCTTAGCCGCCGCTGGCGCAACCAACACAGACGTCAGCGTCACCACCCAAGTGGCAGCACACGCCGTGCAGAAAAGCGTCAAGCGTAAAGACGGCATTAAAAACATTATCGCGGTTGCTTCCGGCAAGGGTGGGGTCGGCAAATCCACCACCGCCGTCAACCTAGCACTAGCCCTGAAAGCCGACGGCGCAACGGTCGGTATGCTTGACGCGGACATTTACGGTCCCAGCCAGCCGCGCATGTTGGGCATCAGCGGTCAACCCGAATCCAGCGATGGCAAAAGCCTAGAGCCAATGCAAAACCACGGCATTAAAGCCATGTCGATTGGTTTTCTGATCGAAGAAGACACCCCAATGATCTGGCGCGGCCCGATGGTCACACAAGCACTGGAACAATTGCTAGGTGATACCAACTGGGGCGATTTGGATTATCTGGTCATCGACCTGCCACCCGGCACGGGCGACATTCAATTGACGCTTTCCCAGAAAATCCCGGTATCTGGCGCAATCATTGTCACCACCCCACAAGACATTGCCTTGCTGGATGCGCGTAAAGGTCTGAAAATGTTTGAAAAAGTTGAAGTGCCTATCTTGGGTATCGTCGAAAACATGAGTATGCACATTTGCAGCAACTGCGGCACGGTCGAACACATCTTCGGCGAAGGCGGTGGTCAACGTATGGCAGAACAATACGGCGTGAACTACCTCGGTGGTCTGCCACTCGACATCAAAATCCGCGAACAAGTCGACAACGGCAACCCGACCGTGGTGGCTGACCCGGATGGCAAAGTTGCGCAAATCTACAAAGACATTTCCCGCAAAGCTTCGGCGCGTTTGGCACAAAAAGCCAAAGACTACAGCACCAAGTTCCCGACCATTAAGATCATGAACGTTTAA
- a CDS encoding S-methyl-5'-thioinosine phosphorylase has translation MSAIEFAVIGGTGLTEIEGLEVIHREVVHTPYGEPSGPVTHGMIAGKRIVFLARHGYTHNIPPHRVNYRANLWALKSLGVKKIVAIAAVGGITPEMQPMRLVIPDQIIDYTHGRAHTFFEDGLTDVTHIDFSWPYCAEVRNALLAAAECAKLDVVPRGTYAATQGPRLETAAEITRLERDGCDLVGMTAMPEAALARELDLCYAACAVVANWAAGKDNEEITMDDIHQNLVVGMANARALLRALVC, from the coding sequence ATGAGTGCTATTGAATTTGCAGTAATCGGCGGCACTGGGCTGACCGAAATTGAAGGCTTGGAAGTGATTCACCGTGAAGTGGTGCATACGCCTTACGGCGAGCCGTCCGGCCCGGTGACGCATGGCATGATCGCTGGTAAGCGTATTGTATTTCTGGCACGGCACGGTTACACCCACAATATCCCCCCGCATCGGGTGAATTACCGCGCGAATTTATGGGCGCTGAAGAGTTTGGGGGTGAAAAAAATCGTGGCGATTGCCGCCGTGGGCGGGATTACGCCGGAAATGCAGCCGATGCGCTTGGTGATTCCCGATCAGATTATTGATTACACGCACGGGCGGGCGCATACCTTTTTTGAAGACGGCTTGACCGATGTGACCCACATTGATTTTTCTTGGCCGTATTGTGCGGAAGTGCGCAATGCGTTGCTGGCAGCGGCTGAATGCGCGAAATTGGATGTGGTTCCGCGTGGCACGTATGCCGCTACCCAAGGCCCGCGTTTGGAAACCGCTGCTGAAATTACCCGTTTGGAACGCGACGGCTGCGATTTGGTGGGCATGACTGCCATGCCAGAAGCGGCGCTTGCCCGCGAATTGGATCTTTGTTACGCCGCGTGTGCTGTGGTTGCTAACTGGGCAGCGGGTAAAGATAACGAAGAGATCACGATGGACGATATTCACCAGAATTTGGTGGTGGGCATGGCGAATGCGCGGGCATTATTGCGTGCCTTAGTGTGCTGA
- a CDS encoding hypoxanthine-guanine phosphoribosyltransferase, producing MVITAADAARAMADADLLYSAEDIAAMLDKMAAEITEKLADKNPLVLCVMTGGVILTGHLLTRLAFPLEQDYLHATRYRGKTSGSKTIAWLHKPDTSLAGRNVLLLDDILDEGYTLREITHWCWEQGAASVHVAVLADKQHERRVEGVHRDFSALELPDRYVFGFGMDYKEYWRNANGIYAVKGL from the coding sequence ATGGTTATCACAGCCGCTGATGCTGCCCGTGCGATGGCAGACGCTGATTTATTGTATTCCGCTGAGGATATTGCTGCCATGTTGGATAAAATGGCGGCTGAAATTACTGAAAAACTGGCGGATAAAAACCCGCTGGTGTTGTGTGTTATGACCGGCGGGGTGATCTTGACGGGACATTTGCTGACACGCTTGGCGTTCCCCTTGGAACAGGATTATTTGCACGCCACGCGCTACCGTGGCAAAACCAGTGGCAGTAAAACGATTGCCTGGTTGCACAAGCCGGATACATCGTTAGCAGGGCGGAATGTTTTGTTACTCGATGATATTCTCGATGAAGGTTATACCTTGCGTGAAATTACCCATTGGTGTTGGGAACAGGGTGCGGCAAGCGTGCATGTGGCGGTTTTGGCGGATAAGCAACACGAGCGTCGGGTTGAAGGCGTTCACCGCGATTTTTCGGCGCTGGAATTGCCGGATCGCTACGTGTTCGGTTTCGGGATGGATTACAAGGAATATTGGCGTAACGCCAACGGTATTTATGCAGTAAAAGGGTTATGA
- a CDS encoding quinone-dependent dihydroorotate dehydrogenase, translating into MYTLLRDLLFLFPAETSHHLALDSLKLAGKTGVLGKPAALPGKTITVMGIEFPNPVGLAAGLDKNGEYIDALAALGFGFIEIGTVTPRPQPGNPKPRLFRLPKAQAIINRMGFNNHGIDYLLENVSKARYPGIIGINIGKNFDTPVEKAADDYLIGLRKAYPVAHYITVNISSPNTPGLRTLQYGDELKRLLVTLREEQNRLVQQYGRYVPVAIKVAPDLSEVEIRDMAQVFSEVQIDGLIATNTTLDKSTVQGLPHANEQGGLSGKPLTQHSTEVIRQFRADMDSRIPIIGVGGILSGADAQAKLAAGASLVQVYSGFIYRGAGLVRECVEATKRNPS; encoded by the coding sequence GTGTACACACTCCTACGCGATCTGCTTTTTCTCTTTCCCGCTGAAACCTCACACCATCTGGCACTGGATTCCTTGAAACTGGCTGGCAAAACCGGCGTATTGGGCAAACCGGCAGCGTTGCCGGGCAAGACCATCACGGTAATGGGTATTGAGTTCCCGAATCCCGTCGGTTTGGCAGCAGGGCTGGACAAAAACGGCGAATATATCGACGCATTGGCAGCGTTGGGCTTTGGCTTTATTGAAATTGGCACAGTGACACCACGTCCGCAACCCGGCAACCCTAAACCGCGTTTGTTCCGTTTACCCAAAGCGCAAGCCATTATCAACCGCATGGGCTTCAATAATCACGGGATTGATTATTTGCTGGAGAATGTCTCCAAAGCGCGTTACCCCGGCATTATTGGCATCAATATCGGTAAAAACTTCGATACACCGGTTGAGAAAGCGGCGGATGATTACCTAATCGGTTTGCGTAAAGCTTACCCTGTGGCGCATTACATCACGGTCAATATTTCTTCGCCGAATACGCCGGGATTGCGCACTTTGCAATACGGGGATGAATTGAAGCGTTTGTTGGTGACATTGCGGGAAGAGCAAAATCGACTTGTCCAGCAATACGGGCGTTACGTGCCGGTGGCGATTAAGGTTGCGCCGGATTTGAGCGAGGTGGAAATCCGCGATATGGCGCAGGTGTTTTCCGAGGTGCAGATTGATGGCTTGATTGCGACCAATACGACTTTGGATAAATCAACGGTGCAAGGTTTGCCTCATGCCAATGAACAAGGTGGATTGAGCGGTAAGCCATTGACGCAGCATTCGACAGAAGTGATTCGGCAGTTCCGGGCGGATATGGATAGCCGGATTCCGATTATTGGGGTAGGGGGGATTTTGTCGGGGGCGGATGCGCAAGCGAAATTGGCGGCGGGGGCGAGTTTAGTGCAGGTTTACAGCGGCTTTATTTACCGAGGGGCGGGGCTGGTGCGCGAGTGTGTGGAAGCCACAAAAAGAAACCCCTCCTAA